A part of Pseudomonas sp. HR96 genomic DNA contains:
- a CDS encoding 5'-nucleotidase, producing MQDKSRPQEKLVVAISSRALFDLGDSHRVYLNEGVEAYRQYQIEHEDEILEPGDAFRLVEKLLALNATLGHERVEVVLISRNSADTGLRVFNSIEHHGLAISRAAFVGGRSPYPYLAAFGCHLFLSTHAEDVRNALEAGFAAATILSGGARREAGNELRIAFDGDAVLFSDESERVYQAGGLAAFQANEREAAHQPLPGGPFKPFLAALNVLQREFAEGQCPIRTALVTARSAPAHERVIRTLREWDIRLDESLFLGGLRKSAFLEAFAADVFFDDQAGHCELAMEFVATGHVPHGISNEIKP from the coding sequence GTGCAGGACAAGAGCAGACCGCAGGAAAAACTCGTGGTGGCCATTTCGTCGCGAGCCTTGTTCGACCTGGGCGACAGCCACAGGGTTTACCTGAACGAGGGTGTCGAGGCCTACCGCCAATACCAGATCGAGCACGAAGACGAGATTCTCGAGCCTGGCGACGCTTTCCGCCTGGTGGAGAAGCTGTTGGCGCTCAACGCCACTCTGGGGCATGAGCGGGTGGAAGTGGTGCTGATCTCGCGCAACAGCGCCGACACCGGCCTGCGGGTGTTCAACTCGATCGAGCATCATGGCCTGGCCATTTCCCGGGCGGCCTTCGTCGGTGGGCGCAGCCCTTATCCTTACCTGGCGGCGTTTGGTTGCCATCTGTTTCTGTCGACCCACGCCGAGGATGTGCGCAATGCCCTGGAGGCCGGGTTCGCCGCGGCCACCATCCTTTCCGGCGGGGCGCGGCGCGAGGCCGGCAACGAGCTGCGGATCGCCTTCGACGGCGACGCCGTGTTGTTTTCCGACGAGTCGGAGCGGGTCTACCAGGCCGGCGGGCTGGCGGCCTTCCAGGCCAACGAGCGCGAGGCGGCGCACCAACCGCTGCCGGGCGGGCCGTTCAAGCCGTTTCTGGCTGCGCTCAATGTGTTGCAGCGCGAGTTCGCCGAGGGGCAGTGCCCGATCCGCACTGCGCTGGTGACGGCGCGCTCGGCGCCGGCCCATGAGCGGGTGATCCGCACGCTGCGCGAATGGGATATTCGTCTGGACGAGTCGCTGTTTCTTGGCGGACTGCGCAAGTCGGCGTTTCTCGAGGCCTTCGCCGCCGATGTGTTTTTCGATGACCAGGCCGGGCACTGCGAGCTGGCAATGGAGTTCGTCGCCACCGGTCATGTGCCCCACGGCATCAGCAACGAGATCAAGCCCTGA
- a CDS encoding alpha-L-glutamate ligase-like protein, protein MLGLVRTWQALQAKGIMGINRRNADYVLKYNPRHLYPVVDDKIITKQRAIAAGIQVPQLYGVIASEKAIGQLAQITEAHRDFVIKPAQGAGGDGILVIADRFEGGRYRSAAGRILTRQDLEYQLSNILTGMYSLGGHRDRALIEYRVKPDPVFQRISHEGVPDIRIIVLLGYPLMAMLRLPTRQSDGKANLHQGAIGVGVDLASGLTLHGSWLNSRISHHPDTDQPVSGVQLPDWDRFMHLAAGCHELCGLGYIGVDLVLDEQQGPLILELNARPGLNIQLANHCGLNHRAQLIEARVAECAAAARSETAAERVAFVQRCFHSDFGHTASP, encoded by the coding sequence ATGCTTGGCCTGGTCAGGACCTGGCAGGCGTTGCAGGCCAAGGGGATCATGGGCATCAACCGGCGCAACGCCGATTACGTGCTCAAGTACAACCCGCGCCACCTCTACCCTGTAGTGGACGACAAGATCATCACCAAACAGCGCGCCATCGCCGCAGGCATCCAGGTACCGCAGCTGTACGGCGTGATCGCCAGCGAAAAAGCCATCGGCCAGCTGGCGCAGATCACCGAGGCGCACCGCGACTTCGTCATCAAGCCTGCCCAGGGCGCCGGTGGCGACGGCATTCTGGTCATCGCCGACCGCTTCGAAGGCGGCCGCTACCGCAGCGCCGCCGGGCGCATCCTGACCCGCCAGGATCTCGAGTATCAACTGTCGAACATCCTGACCGGCATGTACTCGCTGGGCGGGCATCGCGATCGCGCGCTGATCGAATACCGGGTCAAGCCCGACCCGGTGTTCCAGCGCATCAGCCACGAAGGCGTGCCGGACATCCGCATCATCGTGCTGCTGGGTTACCCGTTGATGGCCATGCTGCGCCTGCCGACCCGGCAATCGGACGGCAAGGCCAACCTGCACCAGGGCGCCATCGGCGTGGGCGTGGACCTGGCCAGCGGCCTGACCTTGCACGGCAGCTGGCTGAACAGCAGAATCAGCCACCACCCCGACACCGACCAACCGGTCAGCGGCGTGCAGCTGCCCGACTGGGACCGCTTCATGCACCTGGCCGCCGGTTGCCACGAGCTGTGCGGGCTGGGCTACATTGGGGTCGACCTGGTGCTGGACGAGCAGCAGGGCCCGCTGATTCTGGAGCTCAACGCCCGCCCCGGCCTGAACATCCAATTGGCCAACCACTGCGGCCTCAACCACCGCGCCCAGCTGATCGAGGCCCGCGTCGCCGAATGCGCCGCCGCCGCGCGCAGCGAAACGGCCGCCGAACGGGTAGCCTTCGTGCAACGTTGTTTTCATTCCGATTTCGGTCACACTGCCAGCCCATGA
- the pabB gene encoding aminodeoxychorismate synthase component I translates to MNTTAVCTLYPLPYQADPGHYFAAIRQQPGAVLLDSARPLADRGRFDLLSAWPLAQLEARAQESGEGFFQRLRDSLAQLGPAQLPEGCELPFAGGLIGYLSYDFGRRLEALPGNAGNAVDDLDWPDARLGVYAWALISDHQLRTSQLVFHPSLAPRERERLVTWFSAPQQLACGPFRLLRPMAGDWSPEQYRAAFERVQQYIAAGDCYQVNLTQRFRAPCSGDPWTAYQALRQACSTPFSGYQQWPDGSALLSLSPERFVQVNEGQVETRPIKGTRERGATPAEDAANAAQLLASPKDRAENLMIVDLLRNDLGRSCRVGSVRVPQLFTLESYPNVHHMVSSITGELAPGKDCLDLLGGSFPGGSITGAPKIRAMQIIDEIEPGRRALYCGSLMYLDVCGRMDSSIAIRSLLIKDGQVSCWGGGGIVADSDWQAEYAESVFKVRVLLQTLAALQ, encoded by the coding sequence ATGAACACCACTGCCGTCTGCACCCTGTATCCACTGCCCTACCAGGCCGACCCTGGCCACTACTTCGCAGCCATCCGCCAGCAACCTGGCGCGGTGCTGCTCGACAGCGCCCGCCCGTTGGCCGACCGCGGGCGCTTCGACCTGCTCAGCGCCTGGCCGCTGGCCCAACTCGAAGCACGCGCGCAGGAAAGCGGCGAAGGGTTCTTCCAGCGTTTGCGCGACAGCCTGGCGCAACTGGGTCCCGCGCAATTGCCCGAGGGCTGCGAGCTGCCCTTTGCCGGCGGCCTGATCGGCTACCTGAGCTATGACTTCGGTCGCCGCCTCGAGGCGCTGCCCGGCAATGCCGGCAACGCCGTCGATGACCTCGACTGGCCCGACGCGCGGCTGGGGGTGTATGCCTGGGCGTTGATCAGCGACCATCAGTTGCGCACCAGCCAGCTGGTGTTTCACCCAAGCCTCGCGCCCCGCGAGCGCGAGCGGCTGGTAACCTGGTTCAGCGCACCGCAGCAGTTGGCCTGCGGTCCCTTTCGACTGCTGCGGCCGATGGCCGGCGATTGGTCGCCCGAGCAGTACCGCGCCGCCTTCGAGCGGGTGCAGCAATACATCGCCGCCGGCGATTGCTATCAGGTCAACCTCACCCAGCGCTTTCGCGCGCCCTGCAGCGGCGACCCCTGGACCGCCTACCAGGCCCTGCGCCAGGCCTGCTCTACGCCGTTTTCCGGCTACCAGCAATGGCCGGATGGCAGCGCCCTGCTGAGCCTGTCGCCGGAGCGTTTCGTCCAGGTCAACGAGGGCCAGGTGGAGACGCGGCCGATCAAAGGCACCCGCGAGCGCGGCGCCACGCCCGCCGAGGACGCTGCCAACGCCGCGCAACTGCTGGCCAGCCCCAAGGATCGCGCCGAGAACCTGATGATCGTCGACCTGCTGCGCAACGATCTGGGCCGCAGCTGCCGGGTCGGCTCGGTGCGGGTGCCGCAGCTGTTCACCCTGGAGAGCTACCCCAATGTGCACCACATGGTCAGCAGCATTACCGGGGAGCTGGCGCCGGGCAAGGACTGCCTCGACCTGCTCGGCGGCAGCTTTCCCGGTGGCTCGATCACCGGCGCGCCAAAGATCCGCGCCATGCAGATCATCGACGAGATCGAGCCGGGGCGCCGGGCGCTGTACTGCGGCTCATTGATGTACCTGGATGTGTGCGGGCGCATGGACAGCTCGATCGCCATCCGCAGCCTGCTGATCAAGGACGGCCAGGTCAGCTGCTGGGGCGGCGGCGGCATCGTTGCCGATTCCGACTGGCAGGCCGAATATGCCGAGTCGGTGTTCAAGGTGCGGGTACTGTTGCAGACCCTGGCTGCGCTGCAGTGA
- a CDS encoding inactive transglutaminase family protein, with protein MRDLTTHLRVLIITLVALGLAIIAYQALLLGIPLREDDTDDLWNIDAKVTFVANPREGVKVQMFVPPVPRGYVSLNESFIANGYGVSVNRVDANRMVTWSARRVSGEQTLYYRLVLTRRYSDNAAEPKGPVFRDSLPLDGAEKVAAMALVGPIRQHSADVATFVGETIKRVNNANDDNVKLLLAGDASVANRARVIDLLLSVAHVPLEKVHTLRLAADHAQTPELWLRTYNGRDWLYFDPETGAQGLPADRLLWWIGDDNLISVEGGRKPLVTFSMSNSEMNALRLARLTDANSDGDLLAYSLYNLPLQTQQTFTILLMIPVGVLVILVLRNLVGLQTLGTFTPVLIALAFREMHLGFGVLLFGVITALGLGLRSYLEHLKLQMLPRLSVVLTFVVVLIAVLSLLGHKLGLEQGLSVALFPMVILTMTIERLSITWEERGARHALQVALGTLLAAALAHLLMSVPPLMYFVFTFPAVLLVLVGFMLAMGRYRGYRLSELLRFKAALKEGF; from the coding sequence ATGCGCGACCTGACCACCCATCTGAGGGTGCTGATCATTACCCTGGTCGCCCTTGGCCTGGCGATCATCGCCTATCAGGCGCTGCTGCTCGGTATCCCGCTGCGCGAGGACGACACCGACGACCTGTGGAACATCGACGCCAAGGTGACCTTTGTCGCCAACCCGCGCGAGGGGGTCAAGGTGCAGATGTTCGTGCCACCGGTGCCCCGTGGCTACGTGAGCCTCAACGAAAGCTTCATCGCCAACGGCTACGGTGTCAGCGTCAACCGGGTCGACGCCAACCGCATGGTCACCTGGTCGGCGCGCCGGGTCAGCGGCGAGCAGACGCTCTACTACCGGCTGGTGCTGACCCGGCGCTACAGCGACAACGCGGCCGAGCCCAAGGGCCCGGTGTTTCGCGACAGCCTGCCGCTCGATGGCGCGGAAAAGGTCGCGGCCATGGCCCTGGTCGGGCCGATTCGCCAGCACTCGGCGGACGTCGCAACCTTCGTCGGCGAGACCATCAAGCGGGTCAACAATGCCAATGACGACAACGTCAAACTGCTGCTGGCCGGCGACGCCTCGGTGGCGAACCGGGCGCGGGTGATCGACCTGCTGCTGTCCGTCGCCCATGTACCCCTGGAAAAGGTCCACACCCTGCGTTTGGCGGCCGACCACGCACAAACCCCGGAACTCTGGCTGCGTACCTACAATGGACGCGACTGGCTGTACTTCGACCCCGAGACCGGCGCCCAGGGCCTGCCCGCCGACCGCCTGCTCTGGTGGATCGGCGACGACAATCTGATCAGCGTCGAGGGTGGCCGTAAACCGTTGGTCACCTTCAGCATGAGCAACAGCGAAATGAATGCCCTGCGCCTGGCCCGGCTCACCGACGCCAACAGCGACGGCGACCTGCTGGCCTATTCGCTGTACAACCTGCCGCTGCAGACCCAGCAGACCTTCACTATCCTGCTGATGATTCCGGTGGGGGTGCTGGTCATTCTGGTCCTGCGCAACCTTGTGGGCCTGCAGACCCTGGGGACCTTCACTCCGGTGCTGATCGCCCTGGCGTTCCGCGAGATGCACCTGGGCTTCGGCGTACTGCTGTTCGGTGTGATCACCGCGCTGGGCCTGGGGCTGCGTTCCTATCTGGAGCACCTCAAGCTGCAGATGCTGCCGCGCCTGTCGGTGGTGCTGACGTTCGTCGTGGTGCTGATCGCGGTCTTGAGCCTGCTCGGGCACAAGCTGGGCCTGGAGCAGGGCTTGTCGGTGGCCTTGTTCCCCATGGTGATCCTGACCATGACCATCGAGCGCCTGTCCATCACCTGGGAGGAGCGCGGCGCTCGCCATGCGCTGCAGGTGGCGCTGGGCACCTTGCTGGCGGCGGCCCTGGCGCACCTGCTGATGAGCGTGCCGCCATTGATGTATTTCGTATTCACCTTCCCGGCGGTGTTGCTGGTATTGGTCGGCTTCATGTTGGCGATGGGGCGTTATCGCGGCTATCGCCTGAGCGAACTGCTGCGCTTCAAGGCCGCGCTCAAGGAGGGTTTCTGA
- a CDS encoding universal stress protein, whose protein sequence is MIRSMLYATDLGLYAPLVLQHALSMARTFKANLYVIHAVEPMGQFAQSVLESYLDEPTLSALHQQGLSTVMATIENRVFDTFRQELGDGNPDLSLISAVRVRQGDPGTVILDQAQSLAVDLLILGSHSHRGDMDIPLGRTAARVLQMSPVPVYMVPLSQQPGRRKT, encoded by the coding sequence ATGATCCGTTCGATGCTGTATGCCACTGACCTGGGTCTGTATGCCCCGCTGGTGCTGCAACACGCGCTGTCCATGGCGCGCACCTTCAAGGCCAATCTGTACGTGATTCACGCCGTCGAGCCCATGGGCCAATTCGCCCAGTCGGTACTGGAAAGCTACCTGGACGAGCCTACGCTCAGTGCACTGCACCAGCAGGGGCTCAGTACCGTCATGGCCACCATCGAGAACCGCGTGTTCGACACCTTTCGTCAGGAGCTGGGCGACGGTAACCCGGACCTGTCGCTGATCAGTGCGGTGCGGGTGCGCCAGGGCGACCCCGGTACGGTGATTCTCGATCAGGCGCAGAGCCTGGCCGTCGACCTGCTGATCCTCGGCAGCCATAGCCACCGGGGCGACATGGATATCCCGCTCGGGCGCACGGCCGCCCGGGTGTTGCAGATGTCGCCGGTACCGGTGTACATGGTGCCCTTGTCCCAGCAGCCGGGGCGGCGCAAGACCTGA
- a CDS encoding 3-deoxy-7-phosphoheptulonate synthase — MADLPINDLNVASNETLITPDQLKRDIPLSASAAHTVASGREVVRNILDGTDHRLFVVIGPCSIHDIKAAHEYADRLKALAAEVSDTLFLVMRVYFEKPRTTVGWKGLINDPYLDDSFKIQDGLHIGRQLLLDLAEKGLPTATEALDPISPQYLQDLISWSAIGARTTESQTHREMASGLSSAVGFKNGTDGGLTVAINALQSVSSPHRFLGINQEGGVSIVTTKGNAYGHVVLRGGNGKPNYDSVSVALCEQALAKAGVKANIMVDCSHANSNKDPALQPLVMENVANQILEGNNSIIGLMVESHLNWGSQSIPKNLEDLQYGVSITDACIDWESTEKTLRGMHAKLKDVLPKRQR, encoded by the coding sequence ATGGCCGATTTACCGATCAACGACCTCAATGTCGCCTCCAACGAGACGCTCATCACCCCCGACCAGCTCAAGCGCGACATCCCCTTGAGCGCGTCGGCCGCCCACACCGTGGCCAGCGGCCGCGAGGTGGTGCGCAACATTCTCGACGGCACCGACCACCGTCTGTTCGTGGTGATCGGCCCGTGCTCGATCCACGACATCAAGGCGGCCCACGAATACGCCGACCGCCTCAAGGCGCTGGCGGCCGAGGTGTCCGACACCCTGTTCCTGGTGATGCGCGTGTACTTCGAAAAGCCGCGCACCACAGTCGGCTGGAAAGGCCTGATCAACGATCCATACCTGGACGACTCGTTCAAGATCCAGGACGGCCTGCACATCGGTCGCCAACTGCTGCTGGACCTTGCCGAAAAAGGCCTGCCCACTGCCACCGAAGCGCTGGACCCGATCTCGCCGCAGTACCTGCAGGACCTGATCAGCTGGTCGGCCATCGGCGCGCGCACCACCGAATCCCAGACCCACCGCGAGATGGCCTCGGGGCTGTCCTCGGCCGTGGGCTTCAAGAACGGCACCGACGGCGGCCTGACCGTGGCGATCAACGCCCTGCAGTCGGTCTCCAGCCCGCATCGGTTCCTGGGCATCAACCAGGAAGGTGGCGTGTCGATCGTCACCACCAAGGGCAATGCCTACGGCCACGTGGTACTGCGCGGCGGCAACGGCAAGCCCAACTATGATTCGGTCAGCGTGGCCCTGTGCGAACAGGCGCTGGCCAAGGCCGGGGTCAAGGCCAACATCATGGTCGACTGCAGCCACGCCAACTCCAACAAGGACCCTGCGCTGCAACCACTGGTGATGGAGAACGTCGCCAACCAGATTCTCGAAGGCAACAACTCGATCATCGGCCTGATGGTCGAGAGCCACTTGAATTGGGGCAGCCAGTCGATTCCGAAGAACCTCGAAGACTTGCAGTACGGTGTGTCGATCACCGATGCCTGCATCGACTGGGAAAGTACCGAAAAGACCCTGCGCGGCATGCACGCCAAGTTGAAGGACGTGTTGCCCAAGCGTCAGCGCTGA
- a CDS encoding arylesterase encodes MRVWLLSAGLALLLMAQNAAAATVLIVGDSISAGFGLDTSKGWVSLLRQRLEHEGSSDVLVNASITGDTSANGAARLPALLSEHKPALVIIELGGNDGLRGLQPAQLQQNLATMIDRSRAAGAKVLLLGMQLPPNYGVRYTQAFSRVYSDLAEQKQVALVPFFLQGIGGNAQLMQADGIHPAVNAQGMLLENVWPTLKPLL; translated from the coding sequence ATGCGAGTGTGGTTATTGAGTGCCGGCCTGGCGCTGCTGTTGATGGCGCAGAACGCGGCGGCGGCAACCGTGCTGATCGTTGGCGATAGTATCAGCGCCGGTTTTGGCCTGGATACCAGCAAAGGCTGGGTTTCACTATTGAGGCAGCGGCTTGAACACGAGGGTTCCAGCGATGTGTTGGTCAATGCCTCGATCACCGGCGACACCAGCGCCAATGGCGCCGCGCGGCTGCCCGCGCTGCTTTCCGAGCACAAGCCGGCGCTGGTGATCATCGAATTGGGCGGCAACGACGGCTTGCGCGGACTGCAGCCGGCGCAGTTGCAGCAAAATCTTGCAACAATGATTGACCGCTCCAGGGCGGCGGGGGCCAAGGTATTGCTGCTGGGCATGCAGCTGCCGCCCAATTATGGCGTGCGTTACACCCAGGCTTTTTCCCGGGTCTACAGCGACCTGGCCGAGCAGAAACAGGTGGCGCTGGTGCCGTTCTTTCTGCAGGGCATCGGTGGCAATGCGCAGCTGATGCAGGCCGATGGTATTCACCCGGCGGTCAACGCCCAGGGGATGTTGCTGGAGAATGTCTGGCCAACCCTCAAACCGCTGCTTTGA
- a CDS encoding Lpp/OprI family alanine-zipper lipoprotein codes for MNNVLKFSALALAAVLATGCSSGATKETDARLTATEDASARAQARADEAYRKADEALAAAQKAQQTADEANERALRMLDKASRK; via the coding sequence ATGAACAACGTTCTGAAATTCTCTGCTCTGGCTCTGGCTGCCGTACTGGCAACCGGTTGCAGCAGCGGCGCAACCAAAGAAACTGACGCTCGTCTGACTGCAACCGAAGACGCTTCGGCTCGTGCTCAGGCTCGTGCTGACGAAGCCTACCGCAAAGCCGACGAAGCTCTGGCTGCCGCTCAGAAAGCTCAGCAGACCGCCGACGAAGCCAACGAGCGTGCTCTGCGCATGCTCGACAAGGCTAGCCGCAAGTAA
- a CDS encoding GNAT family N-acetyltransferase, whose protein sequence is MSEALSIHHDQAGHQFEINIDGHRAYLTYMDLGKQTLDIYRTFVPNALRGRGIAAALTEEALQYAEDMGYSVIPSCSYVERYMERHQRHAAKL, encoded by the coding sequence ATGAGCGAGGCGTTGTCGATTCACCATGACCAGGCTGGTCATCAGTTCGAAATCAATATCGACGGCCATCGGGCTTACCTCACCTATATGGATCTGGGTAAGCAGACGCTCGATATCTATCGCACCTTCGTGCCCAACGCCCTGCGTGGCCGCGGCATCGCGGCGGCCTTGACCGAAGAGGCGCTGCAATACGCCGAGGACATGGGTTACAGCGTGATTCCTTCCTGCTCTTACGTCGAGCGCTACATGGAGCGCCATCAGCGGCACGCAGCCAAGCTCTGA
- the cysB gene encoding HTH-type transcriptional regulator CysB, which produces MKLQQLRYIWEVAHHDLNVSATAQSLYTSQPGISKQIRLLEDELGVEVFARSGKHLTRVTPAGERIINTAGEILRKVESIKQIAQEFSNEKKGTLSIATTHTQARYALPPVISNFIKQYPDVALHMHQGSPMQIAEMAADGTVDFAIATEALELFGDLIMMPCYRWNRCVVVPQGHPLTKLPKLTLETLAEYPIVTYVFGFTGRSKLDEAFSRRGLEPKVVFTAADADVIKTYVRLGLGVGIVARMAVDTKLDSDLVVIDADHLFEASITKIGFRRGTFLRGFMCDFIEKFAPHLTREVMAKAIQCHNKQELEELFDGVELPVH; this is translated from the coding sequence ATGAAGCTTCAACAACTGCGCTACATCTGGGAAGTGGCGCACCACGACCTCAACGTGTCGGCGACCGCGCAGAGCCTGTACACCTCGCAGCCCGGCATCAGCAAGCAGATCCGCCTGCTCGAGGACGAGCTGGGGGTCGAGGTCTTCGCCCGCAGCGGCAAGCACCTGACCCGCGTCACCCCGGCGGGCGAGCGCATCATCAACACCGCCGGCGAGATCCTGCGCAAGGTCGAGAGCATCAAGCAGATCGCCCAGGAGTTCTCCAACGAGAAGAAGGGCACGCTGTCCATCGCCACCACCCACACCCAGGCCCGTTACGCGCTGCCGCCGGTGATCAGCAATTTCATCAAGCAGTACCCGGACGTGGCCTTGCACATGCACCAGGGCTCGCCGATGCAGATCGCCGAGATGGCTGCCGACGGCACCGTGGACTTCGCTATCGCCACCGAGGCGCTGGAGCTGTTCGGCGACCTGATCATGATGCCGTGCTACCGCTGGAACCGCTGCGTGGTGGTGCCGCAGGGCCATCCGCTGACCAAACTGCCCAAGCTGACCCTGGAAACCCTGGCCGAATACCCGATCGTCACCTACGTGTTCGGTTTCACCGGCCGCTCCAAGCTCGACGAGGCCTTCAGCCGTCGCGGCCTGGAGCCCAAGGTGGTGTTCACCGCCGCCGACGCCGACGTGATCAAGACCTATGTCCGCCTGGGTCTGGGCGTGGGCATCGTGGCCCGCATGGCGGTGGATACCAAGCTGGACAGCGACCTGGTGGTGATCGACGCCGATCATCTGTTCGAAGCCAGCATCACCAAGATCGGCTTTCGTCGCGGTACCTTCCTGCGCGGCTTCATGTGCGACTTCATCGAGAAGTTCGCCCCGCACCTGACGCGCGAAGTGATGGCCAAGGCCATTCAGTGCCACAACAAGCAAGAGCTCGAAGAGCTGTTCGATGGTGTGGAACTGCCGGTGCATTGA
- a CDS encoding phosphoadenylyl-sulfate reductase: protein MSQTLDVAALAATYANKSPQDILKLAFEHFGDDLWISFSGAEDVVLVDMAWKLNKQVKVFSLDTGRLHPETYRFIEQVREQYQLPIEILSPEREPLEALTREKGLFSFYRDGHGECCGVRKIAPLRRKLSGVSAWATGQRRDQSPSTRSEVAALEIDSAFSTAERPLYKFNPLAQMTSSEVWAYIRMLELPFNPLHERGFISIGCEPCTRPVLPNQHEREGRWWWEEATQKECGLHAGNIISKA, encoded by the coding sequence ATGAGCCAAACCCTAGACGTCGCCGCCCTCGCCGCGACCTACGCCAACAAATCCCCGCAGGACATCCTGAAGCTGGCTTTCGAGCATTTCGGCGACGACCTGTGGATCTCTTTCAGCGGCGCCGAGGACGTGGTGCTGGTGGACATGGCCTGGAAGCTCAACAAACAGGTCAAGGTGTTCAGCCTCGACACCGGTCGCCTGCACCCGGAAACCTATCGCTTCATCGAGCAGGTGCGCGAGCAGTATCAGCTGCCGATCGAGATCCTTTCCCCGGAACGTGAGCCGCTCGAAGCACTGACGCGGGAAAAAGGCCTGTTCAGCTTCTACCGCGACGGCCACGGTGAATGCTGCGGCGTGCGCAAGATCGCCCCGCTGCGCCGCAAACTGTCGGGCGTCAGCGCCTGGGCCACCGGCCAGCGCCGCGACCAGAGCCCAAGCACCCGCAGCGAAGTGGCCGCGCTGGAAATCGACAGCGCGTTCTCCACCGCCGAGCGCCCGCTGTACAAGTTCAACCCACTGGCGCAGATGACCAGCAGTGAAGTCTGGGCCTACATCCGCATGCTCGAACTGCCGTTCAACCCGCTGCACGAGCGCGGCTTCATCAGCATCGGCTGCGAGCCTTGTACCCGCCCGGTGCTGCCGAACCAGCACGAGCGCGAAGGCCGCTGGTGGTGGGAAGAAGCCACGCAGAAGGAATGCGGGCTGCACGCAGGAAATATCATCAGCAAGGCGTGA
- a CDS encoding L,D-transpeptidase family protein — MFARFSVVSRGLSLAALFACGQAVALEFPLPPAGEDVIGQVQTITAKYEDTFADIGTAYDLGYLELIAANPGVDPWLPKPGTEIVLPTRFVLPPGPREGIVINLAEYRMYYYPKGQNVVRTYPIGIGREGWGSPVAVTKVTGKIANPTWTPPASIKAEHAADGDPLPNVVPAGPDNPLGPFKFTLGLPGYLIHGSNKQFGIGMRTSHGCFRMYNNNVLELSKLVPVGTPVRIMNEPYKFGVSAGKVYLEAHTPLDAEGDPSNENKHTTVINALLKREDLAEHLQMNWDVVRDVITAEDGLPVEIAGPGSALGSGASPAPR; from the coding sequence ATGTTCGCGCGTTTTTCAGTGGTCTCTCGCGGCCTTTCGCTGGCTGCGCTGTTTGCCTGCGGCCAGGCGGTCGCCCTCGAATTCCCGTTGCCGCCTGCGGGCGAGGATGTCATAGGCCAGGTGCAGACCATCACCGCCAAATACGAAGACACCTTCGCCGACATCGGTACCGCCTACGACCTGGGCTACCTGGAGCTGATCGCCGCCAACCCGGGCGTCGACCCGTGGCTGCCCAAGCCGGGTACCGAGATTGTGCTGCCGACCCGCTTCGTGCTGCCGCCGGGGCCGCGTGAAGGGATCGTCATCAACCTGGCCGAATACCGCATGTACTACTACCCGAAAGGGCAGAACGTGGTACGCACCTATCCCATCGGCATCGGCCGCGAAGGCTGGGGCTCGCCGGTGGCGGTGACCAAGGTGACCGGCAAGATCGCCAACCCGACCTGGACGCCACCGGCCTCGATCAAGGCCGAACACGCCGCCGACGGCGATCCCTTGCCCAACGTGGTGCCGGCCGGCCCCGACAACCCACTCGGGCCGTTCAAGTTCACCCTGGGGTTGCCGGGCTACTTGATCCACGGCTCCAACAAGCAGTTCGGTATCGGCATGCGCACCAGCCATGGCTGTTTCCGCATGTACAACAACAACGTACTGGAGCTGTCGAAGCTGGTCCCGGTGGGCACGCCGGTACGCATCATGAACGAGCCGTACAAGTTCGGGGTCAGTGCCGGCAAGGTCTATCTTGAAGCGCACACGCCGCTGGACGCCGAGGGCGATCCTTCCAACGAGAACAAGCACACCACGGTGATCAACGCCTTGCTCAAACGCGAGGACCTGGCCGAGCATCTGCAGATGAACTGGGACGTGGTGCGTGACGTGATCACCGCCGAAGACGGCCTGCCGGTGGAGATCGCCGGCCCGGGCTCGGCGCTCGGCAGCGGCGCGTCACCTGCGCCGCGGTAA